The Kiritimatiellia bacterium DNA segment GGGTGATGGAGCTTCGACGGCGGTTCTCGGCCTTGGCGGCACCTCGACATTCGCAGACGGCCTCGTGCTCAATCCGCTTTCGGCGCTGGTCGTTTCGAACGCGATCGGCGCCACACCTCATCGCCTGTTTGGCAACATCTCCGGCTCGGGCGGCCTGCTCAAACTGGGTTCCGGATGGATGATTCTCGAGGGCGCTAACACCTACAGCGGCGGCACAACCGCCCAAGTGGGCATTTTGGAGGCGGTGAGTCCTGGTGCGCTGCCGGGCTATAACACTGCCGGTAAAGTCCTAGCCGCAGCTGGTGCCGTTCTCGCGGTGATGGGCGGGGGTACCGGTCAGTGGACAGCTCCGGACGTGGACACGTTGCTCGCAAACATGGACGCGGCCGCAGGCAGCTTCCTTGGCTTCGACATCCCGAGCAACTCGTTCACTTACGGAACTGCAATCGCCGGTAGCCGCGGCCTCGTGAAGCTGGGCAGCGGTGTGCTCACACTTTCAGGTTCCAGCAGCTATACATTCCCAACGTTTGTGCGCAACGGAACGCTGCAACTCGGCGCGGCGAACGCGCTCCCCACCACCGGTGATTTGGTGCTCGGCTCCACGAATGTGTTGCTGGAAGGTGGCACACTCGACATGAACGGTCTGAGCCAGCGAGCTGCTCGTCTGTTCGCGGCGACGGTTACCAATGCGGGCGCCGGCGCGACGAATCGCGTGATTGGCCTCTCCCCAGGGCAGGAACTCTCGATCGTCTCCGGCGCCGCGGATCGGTTCGTGCAGGTACAGATCGGTGCCCACATGGAACTTTCGGGCGGCGGACGGCTCGCGCTGACCAACACCTCCGGCACCGTGATGATCTGGGGACAGGCATCCACCGATATGATCAACTTCCGCGGCATGGACGCCGCGCAGCTCGGCGAGCTCCATGCGGATGTGGGCTCGATCGTTGTTGGTTTCGACCCGACCGCGGGCGAAACCCAGCAGAGCCGCCAGGCGGTGCTTCTGCTCGCCAACACCAACACGATCCGCGCGGCAACGCTCACAGTGGCGCAGTCGCCGCGTGATGGCTCCATTCGTGGGCGGATGTTCCTCGGCGTCTCCAATCGGTTGAACGTCTCCACACTGCGCCTGGGCTACGACAAGGGGACGGGTTGGCTGCTGTTCCGCGACGGATTCACCGCCCCCAGCGTGTGGATCTCGGGGCGAAACCCCGGCGAGCGAGTGAACATATCTCAGGGCGAGTTCCTCTCGCTGAACTCCGGCACACAACCTCACGGTTACTTACTGGCGACGAACGATGGTGCGTCGGTGAACATCTACGCTGATCAATGGGTCCTCGGTACGCTCGGAACAAACGCAGGTTCAGCCACCGCCGGGGGGCGGGGCACGACGATCATCCGTGACGGCGCGGTCGACGTGAATACGCTCATCATCGGCCGCAGCTTTCCCACCGTCAGCACCGGCAGCGGCCTAGGATGGTTCACGCTGCTGGGGGGCACCATGACCGTGAACAGCGGCATTGTGCTCGGCCAGATGCTCGGAGGCGGCAGTGACATCGCCGGCACCCTCATCCTGAGCGGCGGCGTGACAACGGTTTCGGGCAACATCGCAGACGGCGGCGGCACGAGCACACTCATGCTCGACGGCGGCACGCTGAACATGCAGGGCAATGCGATTGGCAGCGCGGGCAATCCGATCAACAATCTCACCCTCGCCAGAGGCGTGCTCCGCAACGTGGGCCAGATCAACGGCGGCGCAAACTGGGCGAAGACGGGGTCCGGCACACTGACGATGGAGGGCACGCACAGCTACAGCGGCGCTCTCACCGTCCAAAGCGGCACTCTGCTCTACAACGGCACCTATACGGGCAGCGGCCTGATCACGGTTCAGAACACCGCTGTGCTCGGCGGCACCGGTTCAGTGGCCGGCATCTACGTCGCATCGGGCGGCACGCTGGCCCCTGGCGCCAGCCCCGGCGTGCTCACGGCCTCAGGCAATGTCACCTTTGAGCCCGGTTCGGTTTTCGAGGTTGAGGTGCTCGGCACGCTCGCCGGCCAGTACGACCAGCTGCTGATGAACGCGTCCTCGAGCCTGACGCCTGGGGGAGCCACCCTCTCGGTGATCGCCCCCAGCCCGCTTCCCTATGGGGCAGTCTTCCCGATCATCAGCGGATGGGGCTCGATCGATTCTAGCACGTTCGCCGGTCTGGCTGACGGGAACACGTTCGTTGCCGGCGCCAACACGTTCCAGATCAACTACGGCACGCTGAGCGGTTACAACGACGACGTGACGCTCCTGGTGATCCCGGAACCGTCCACGCTAGGATTGCTCGGTGTGGTCAGCGTCGCGGTCCTGCTTCGCCGCCGACTGCGTGGCTGATCCCTCGGCGCGGTTGCGCTGCCGCAGCGGCGTGATTCCACGACACACAAGAAATCGCGCAGCAGGGACTCATTCCCATCCTGCCCGATGCACCGTGGTGTGATCAGCAGTCGTGTGCTGGCTCCGTACTAGAGAATAGGACACGGGAAACCA contains these protein-coding regions:
- a CDS encoding autotransporter-associated beta strand repeat-containing protein, whose amino-acid sequence is MAGGSFVATNGVPFRIGNHGAGNAVGFVTNSGGTMRLTDANVLRGLWVINGGTVLLSSTLWLTNSTGSVQFTAGLVSAGAVAASNGTALTVGDGASTAVLGLGGTSTFADGLVLNPLSALVVSNAIGATPHRLFGNISGSGGLLKLGSGWMILEGANTYSGGTTAQVGILEAVSPGALPGYNTAGKVLAAAGAVLAVMGGGTGQWTAPDVDTLLANMDAAAGSFLGFDIPSNSFTYGTAIAGSRGLVKLGSGVLTLSGSSSYTFPTFVRNGTLQLGAANALPTTGDLVLGSTNVLLEGGTLDMNGLSQRAARLFAATVTNAGAGATNRVIGLSPGQELSIVSGAADRFVQVQIGAHMELSGGGRLALTNTSGTVMIWGQASTDMINFRGMDAAQLGELHADVGSIVVGFDPTAGETQQSRQAVLLLANTNTIRAATLTVAQSPRDGSIRGRMFLGVSNRLNVSTLRLGYDKGTGWLLFRDGFTAPSVWISGRNPGERVNISQGEFLSLNSGTQPHGYLLATNDGASVNIYADQWVLGTLGTNAGSATAGGRGTTIIRDGAVDVNTLIIGRSFPTVSTGSGLGWFTLLGGTMTVNSGIVLGQMLGGGSDIAGTLILSGGVTTVSGNIADGGGTSTLMLDGGTLNMQGNAIGSAGNPINNLTLARGVLRNVGQINGGANWAKTGSGTLTMEGTHSYSGALTVQSGTLLYNGTYTGSGLITVQNTAVLGGTGSVAGIYVASGGTLAPGASPGVLTASGNVTFEPGSVFEVEVLGTLAGQYDQLLMNASSSLTPGGATLSVIAPSPLPYGAVFPIISGWGSIDSSTFAGLADGNTFVAGANTFQINYGTLSGYNDDVTLLVIPEPSTLGLLGVVSVAVLLRRRLRG